In a genomic window of Wyeomyia smithii strain HCP4-BCI-WySm-NY-G18 chromosome 1, ASM2978416v1, whole genome shotgun sequence:
- the LOC129719130 gene encoding histone H1-II-like codes for MADTVAPAAPVAASPAKAPKKAKAPKGDAKKPKKPSTHPPVNDMVLAAIKTLKERNGSSLQAIKKYIAANYKCDVAKLAPFLKKALKSGVEKGKLVQTKGTGASGSFKVKADAKKPAGEKKAKIPKKETKAKKPAGEKKKVAKKPKAAAAKKTGEKKAKAAPAKAAKKAAGVKKAAAPKQKATKPSKTAVKKPKTPKPKKAAAPAKKAAPKKAAAKK; via the coding sequence ATGGCTGATACTGTTGCTCCTGCTGCTCCGGTTGCTGCTTCACCGGCCAAGGCACCCAAGAAGGCCAAGGCACCCAAGGGAGACGCCAAGAAACCCAAGAAGCCATCGACTCACCCTCCAGTTAACGACATGGTTTTGGCCGCTATCAAGACCCTCAAGGAACGTAACGGATCCTCGCTGCAGGCCATCAAGAAGTACATCGCCGCCAATTACAAATGCGATGTTGCCAAGTTGGCTCCGTTCCTAAAGAAGGCCCTGAAATCAGGCGTCGAGAAGGGAAAGCTTGTCCAAACTAAGGGAACTGGTGCTTCCGGTTCATTCAAGGTTAAGGCCGATGCAAAGAAACCAGCTGGTGAGAAGAAGGCCAAAATACCCAAGAAGGAAACCAAAGCCAAGAAACCCGCTGGAGAGAAGAAGAAGGTAGCCAAAAAACCAAAGGCTGCCGCCGCCAAAAAAACTGGTGAGAAAAAAGCTAAGGCAGCTCCTGCTAAAGCTGCCAAGAAGGCTGCTGGAGTGAAAAAGGCCGCTGCTCCCAAACAGAAAGCCACAAAGCCATCGAAAACCGCAGTCAAGAAGccgaaaacaccgaagccaaaGAAGGCTGCTGCTCCGGCCAAAAAAGCTGCCCCGAAAAAGGCCGCTGCCAAGAAGTAA
- the LOC129719157 gene encoding histone H4 produces the protein MTGRGKGGKGLGKGGAKRHRKVLRDNIQGITKPAIRRLARRGGVKRISGLIYEETRGVLKVFLENVIRDAVTYTEHAKRKTVTAMDVVYALKRQGRTLYGFGG, from the coding sequence ATGACTGGTCGAGGTAAAGGAGGAAAAGGACTCGGAAAGGGAGGCGCCAAGCGTCATCGCAAGGTCCTTCGTGATAACATCCAGGGTATTACTAAGCCCGCCATCCGTCGTCTGGCGCGTCGTGGAGGAGTAAAACGTATCTCCGGCCTGATCTATGAAGAAACCCGAGGTGTATTGAAGGTTTTCCTGGAAAACGTTATCCGTGACGCAGTCACTTATACTGAACACGCTAAGCGCAAGACCGTCACTGCCATGGATGTCGTGTATGCACTGAAACGACAGGGACGCACGCTGTATGGATTTGGAGGTTAA
- the LOC129719150 gene encoding histone H2B: protein MPPKTSGKAAKKSGKAQKNITKGDKKKKKPRRKESYAIYIYKVLKQVHPDTGISSKAMSIMNSFVNDIFERIAAEASRLAHYNKRSTITSREVQTSVRLLLPGELAKHAVSEGTKAVTKYTSSK from the coding sequence ATGCCACCGAAGACTAGTGGAAAGGCCGCCAAGAAGTCGGGCAAGGCTCAGAAGAACATCACGAAGGGCgacaagaaaaagaagaagccacgTCGCAAGGAGAGCTACGCCATCTACATCTACAAGGTCTTGAAGCAAGTCCACCCGGACACCGGAATCTCCTCCAAAGCCATGAGCATCATGAACAGCtttgtgaacgatattttcGAACGCATTGCTGCTGAAGCTTCTCGTCTGGCTCACTACAACAAACGTTCTACGATCACCTCTCGCGAGGTTCAGACCTCTGTCCGTCTGTTGTTGCCAGGAGAATTGGCCAAACACGCCGTCTCTGAGGGAACCAAGGCTGTTACCAAATATACCAGCTCCAAGTAA
- the LOC129719143 gene encoding histone H2A, whose product MSGRGKGGKVKGKAKSRSSRAGLQFPVGRIHRLLRKGNYAERVGAGAPVYLAAVMEYLAAEVLELAGNAARDNKKTRIIPRHLQLAIRNDEELNKLLSGVTIAQGGVLPNIQAVLLPKKTEKKA is encoded by the coding sequence ATGTCTGGACGCGGTAAAGGAGGCAAAGTCAAGGGAAAGGCAAAGTCCCGTTCATCTCGTGCTGGTCTCCAGTTCCCGGTAGGCCGTATTCACCGTCTACTGCGCAAGGGAAACTATGCCGAACGCGTCGGTGCTGGTGCTCCCGTGTATCTGGCCGCCGTGATGGAATATTTGGCTGCTGAAGTGTTGGAATTAGCAGGAAATGCTGCCCGTGACAACAAGAAGACCCGAATCATTCCACGTCATCTGCAATTGGCCATCCGTAACGACGAGGAGTTGAACAAACTTCTGTCCGGTGTCACCATTGCCCAGGGAGGTGTCTTGCCAAACATTCAAGCCGTTCTGCTGCCCAAGAAGACCGAAAAGAAAGCCTAA
- the LOC129719133 gene encoding histone H1-like, giving the protein MADTVAPAAPAAASPAKAPKKAKAPKGDAKKPKKPSTHPPVNDMVLAAIKTLKERNGSSLQAIKKYIAANYKCDVAKLAPFLKKALKSGVEKGKLVQTKGTGASGSFKVKADAKKPAGEKKAKKPKKETKAKKPAGEKKVAKKPKATTAKKTGEKKAKAAPAKAAKKAAGVKKAAAPKQKATKPSKTAVKKPKTPKPKKAAAPAKKAAPKKAAAKK; this is encoded by the coding sequence ATGGCTGATACTGTTGCTCCTGCTGCTCCGGCTGCTGCCTCACCGGCTAAGGCACCTAAGAAGGCAAAGGCACCCAAGGGAGACGCCAAGAAACCCAAGAAGCCATCGACTCACCCTCCAGTTAACGACATGGTTTTGGCCGCTATCAAGACCCTCAAGGAACGTAACGGATCCTCGCTGCAGGCCATCAAGAAGTACATCGCCGCCAATTACAAATGCGATGTTGCCAAGTTGGCTCCGTTCCTAAAGAAGGCCCTGAAATCAGGCGTCGAGAAGGGAAAGCTTGTCCAAACTAAGGGAACTGGTGCTTCCGGTTCATTCAAGGTTAAGGCCGATGCAAAGAAACCAGCTGGTGAGAAGAAGgccaaaaaacccaaaaaggaAACCAAAGCCAAGAAACCCGCTGGCGAGAAGAAGGTAGCCAAAAAACCAAAGGCCACCACCGCCAAAAAAACTGGTGAGAAAAAGGCTAAGGCAGCTCCTGCTAAAGCTGCAAAGAAGGCTGCTGGAGTGAAAAAGGCCGCTGCTCCCAAACAGAAAGCCACAAAGCCATCAAAAACCGCAGTCAAGAAGccgaaaacaccgaagccaaaGAAGGCTGCTGCTCCGGCCAAAAAAGCTGCCCCGAAAAAGGCCGCTGCCAAGAAGTAA
- the LOC129719158 gene encoding histone H4 translates to MTGRGKGGKGLGKGGAKRHRKVLRDNIQGITKPAIRRLARRGGVKRISGLIYEETRGVLKVFLENVIRDAVTYTEHAKRKTVTAMDVVYALKRQGRTLYGFGG, encoded by the coding sequence ATGACTGGTCGAGGCAAAGGAGGAAAAGGACTCGGAAAGGGAGGCGCCAAGCGTCATCGCAAGGTCCTTCGTGATAACATCCAGGGTATTACTAAGCCCGCCATCCGTCGTCTGGCGCGTCGTGGAGGAGTAAAACGTATCTCTGGCCTGATCTACGAAGAAACCCGAGGTGTACTGAAGGTTTTCCTGGAAAACGTTATCCGTGACGCAGTCACTTATACTGAACACGCTAAGCGCAAGACCGTCACTGCCATGGATGTCGTGTATGCACTGAAAAGACAGGGACGCACGCTGTATGGATTTGGAGGTTAA
- the LOC129719131 gene encoding histone H1-II-like → MADTVAPAAPAAASPAKAPKKAKAPKGDAKKPKKPSTHPPVNDMVLAAIKTLKERNGSSLQAIKKYIAANYKCDVAKLAPFLKKALKSGVEKGKLVQTKGTGASGSFKVKADAKKPAGEKKAKIPKKETKAKKPAGEKKKVAKKPKAAAAKKTGEKKAKAAPAKAAKKAAGVKKAAAPKQKATKPSKTAVKKPKTPKPKKAAAPAKKAAPKKAAAKK, encoded by the coding sequence ATGGCTGATACTGTTGCTCCTGCTGCTCCGGCTGCTGCCTCACCGGCTAAGGCACCTAAGAAGGCAAAGGCACCCAAGGGAGACGCCAAGAAACCCAAGAAGCCATCGACTCACCCTCCAGTTAACGACATGGTTTTGGCCGCTATCAAGACCCTCAAGGAACGTAACGGATCCTCGCTGCAGGCCATCAAGAAGTACATCGCCGCCAATTACAAATGCGATGTTGCCAAGTTGGCTCCGTTCCTAAAGAAAGCCCTGAAATCAGGCGTCGAGAAGGGAAAGCTTGTCCAAACTAAGGGAACTGGTGCTTCCGGTTCATTCAAGGTTAAAGCCGATGCAAAGAAACCAGCTGGTGAGAAGAAGGCCAAAATACCCAAGAAGGAAACCAAAGCCAAGAAACCCGCTGGAGAGAAGAAGAAGGTAGCCAAAAAACCAAAGGCTGCCGCCGCCAAAAAAACTGGTGAGAAAAAAGCTAAGGCAGCTCCTGCTAAAGCTGCCAAGAAAGCTGCTGGAGTGAAAAAGGCCGCTGCTCCCAAACAGAAAGCCACAAAGCCATCGAAAACCGCAGTCAAGAAGccgaaaacaccgaagccaaaGAAGGCTGCTGCTCCGGCCAAAAAAGCTGCCCCGAAAAAGGCCGCTGCCAAGAAATAA